One window of Hymenobacter sp. BRD128 genomic DNA carries:
- the dnaE gene encoding DNA polymerase III subunit alpha → MPVFSHLHSHTQYSLLDGQASIGALMKKAQADGMPAVALTDHGNMFGAFNFVAEANKYNVKPIVGCEFYMVADRHKKTFLREKGEKDERFHQLLLAKDQAGYHNLSKLCSMSFIEGVYSKFPRIDKELLLKYHEGLIATSCCIGAEIPQAILFESEAKAEELLKWWLDVFGDDYYIEIQRHGLMNFDGTGKSQEDVNQVLLGFAKKYNVKVICTNDSHYVDQTDYAAHDLLLCVNTAEERSIPVGDFETNYYTVLTADQRVHYDTLDNLRGAHGYDENARRMLSRIDEELQKPPKQRRRRFGFANDQFFFKSQAQMNELFSDVPESVDNTNEIVDKITPPKLARDILLPNFPIPAPFANADEFLRELTYVGAFGPGAGSGSVTMTKPPRYAERTPKVEERLDYELRIIQTMGFAGYFLITQDFINHGRNIGVAVGPGRGSAAGSAVAYCVGITNIDPIKYSLLFERFLNPERVSMPDIDIDFDDVNRQKVIDYVVGKYGKTQVAQIITFGTMAAKSSIKDVARAMELPLPAANEIAKLVPEKPGTTLAGAFRDVPELAAIRNDQSDLKGQILALAERLEGSVRNTGIHAAGVIIAPDDITNYIPVSTSKDSDLLITQFDGKVIESAGMLKMDFLGLKTLTIIVDALNLIERNHGVKIDIDDIPLDDPKTYALYQRGDTIGTFQFESEGMRMYLKDLKPTNIEDLIAMNALYRPGPMQFIPDFINRKHGREPVEYPHDLLKPILEYSQGIMVYQEQIMQTAQILAGYSLGGADLLRRAMGKKDMKKMAMEREKFIKGAGELHKIPAKKANEVFDVMEKFAEYGFNRSHSAAYSVVAYQTGYLKANYPAEYMAAVLTNNMGDIKKVTFFIEEARKQGVAVLGPDVNESEQKFNVPRENQIRFGLAAVKGAGEAAVLELVDERKKSGPFTDVFDFAKRVNLRSVNKKTWESLAQAGAFDSFEKYNRRQFMDAPAGDQNLIEKAMKLGQQHQAAKESAQHSLFGASAFGAVAAPLPKVNDLEEWSAPEKLRREKEVVGFYLSGHPLDTYRMEIDAYCTCPLDQLDAQKGKDVNVAGLISGVQFRTTKSGQPMASFNIEDYDSSINLALFRDDYTRFGPLINPKNYHNEQVPPLFIRGKMELRYGTQDQWELKIKNMEPLAQVADKLSKGVRVKLDLRTVTGPMIDRLQEAIEHAKGSKRLEIQFVEPHERLAVDMFSRRFQIEPKTFIEKMREFELDVCALI, encoded by the coding sequence ATGCCCGTTTTTTCGCACCTTCATTCTCACACGCAGTACTCCTTGCTTGACGGCCAGGCCAGTATCGGCGCGCTCATGAAAAAAGCGCAGGCCGACGGCATGCCCGCGGTGGCCCTCACCGACCACGGCAACATGTTCGGGGCGTTCAACTTCGTGGCCGAGGCCAACAAGTACAACGTGAAACCCATCGTGGGCTGCGAGTTTTACATGGTGGCCGACCGCCACAAGAAGACGTTTCTGCGCGAGAAGGGCGAAAAAGACGAGCGCTTTCACCAGCTGCTGCTAGCCAAAGACCAGGCCGGTTACCACAACCTGAGCAAGCTCTGCTCGATGAGCTTCATCGAGGGCGTGTACTCCAAGTTTCCGCGCATCGATAAGGAGCTGCTGCTCAAGTATCACGAGGGCCTGATTGCTACCAGCTGCTGCATCGGCGCCGAGATTCCGCAGGCCATTCTCTTCGAAAGTGAGGCCAAGGCCGAGGAGTTGCTGAAGTGGTGGCTCGATGTGTTTGGCGACGACTACTACATCGAGATTCAGCGGCACGGGCTGATGAACTTCGATGGCACCGGCAAAAGCCAGGAAGACGTGAATCAGGTGCTGCTAGGCTTCGCCAAGAAGTATAACGTCAAGGTTATCTGCACCAACGACTCGCATTATGTAGACCAGACCGACTACGCGGCCCACGACCTGCTGCTGTGCGTGAACACGGCCGAGGAGCGCAGCATCCCGGTCGGCGACTTCGAGACAAACTACTACACCGTGCTCACCGCCGACCAGCGCGTGCACTACGACACCCTCGACAACCTGCGCGGTGCCCACGGCTACGACGAGAACGCCCGGCGCATGCTTTCGCGCATCGACGAGGAACTGCAAAAGCCGCCCAAGCAGCGCCGCCGCCGCTTCGGCTTCGCCAACGACCAGTTCTTCTTCAAGAGCCAGGCGCAGATGAACGAGCTATTCAGCGACGTGCCCGAAAGTGTGGATAACACCAACGAGATTGTGGATAAGATAACGCCGCCCAAACTGGCGCGCGACATCCTGCTTCCCAACTTTCCCATTCCCGCGCCCTTCGCCAACGCCGACGAATTCTTGCGCGAGCTCACTTATGTGGGCGCCTTCGGCCCCGGCGCTGGTAGCGGCTCGGTCACGATGACCAAGCCCCCACGCTACGCCGAGCGCACCCCCAAGGTGGAAGAACGCCTTGATTATGAGTTGCGCATCATCCAGACGATGGGCTTTGCGGGCTACTTCCTCATCACGCAGGACTTCATCAACCACGGCCGCAACATCGGGGTGGCCGTGGGTCCCGGCCGGGGCTCGGCCGCCGGCTCGGCCGTGGCCTACTGCGTGGGCATCACCAACATCGACCCGATTAAGTACTCGCTGCTGTTCGAGCGCTTTTTGAACCCCGAGCGCGTGTCGATGCCCGATATCGACATCGACTTTGACGACGTGAACCGCCAGAAAGTCATTGACTACGTGGTGGGTAAGTACGGCAAAACGCAGGTGGCCCAGATTATCACCTTCGGTACGATGGCCGCCAAGTCGTCCATCAAGGACGTGGCTAGGGCGATGGAATTGCCGCTGCCCGCCGCCAACGAAATTGCCAAGCTCGTGCCCGAAAAGCCGGGTACTACCCTAGCCGGCGCCTTCCGCGACGTGCCGGAGCTAGCCGCCATCCGCAACGACCAGAGCGACCTGAAGGGCCAGATTCTGGCCCTGGCCGAGCGCCTCGAAGGCTCGGTGCGCAACACCGGCATTCACGCAGCTGGCGTCATCATCGCCCCAGATGATATCACCAACTACATCCCCGTTTCGACCTCCAAGGACTCGGACCTGCTCATCACGCAGTTCGACGGCAAGGTGATTGAATCGGCCGGGATGCTGAAGATGGACTTTCTGGGCCTCAAAACCCTGACTATCATTGTCGATGCCCTTAATTTGATTGAGCGCAACCACGGCGTCAAAATCGATATCGACGACATCCCGCTCGACGACCCCAAGACCTACGCGCTCTACCAGCGCGGCGACACCATCGGCACGTTCCAGTTTGAATCTGAAGGGATGCGCATGTACCTCAAGGACTTGAAGCCGACCAACATCGAGGACTTGATTGCCATGAACGCCCTGTACCGGCCCGGTCCGATGCAGTTCATCCCCGACTTCATCAACCGCAAGCACGGCCGCGAGCCCGTGGAATACCCGCACGACCTGCTAAAACCCATCCTGGAGTACAGCCAGGGCATCATGGTGTACCAGGAGCAGATTATGCAAACGGCCCAGATTCTGGCCGGCTACTCGCTAGGGGGCGCCGACTTGCTGCGCCGCGCCATGGGTAAGAAGGACATGAAGAAGATGGCGATGGAGCGCGAGAAGTTCATCAAGGGCGCGGGCGAGCTGCACAAAATCCCGGCGAAGAAGGCCAACGAAGTCTTCGACGTGATGGAGAAATTTGCGGAGTACGGCTTCAACCGCTCGCACTCGGCCGCCTACTCGGTGGTAGCGTATCAGACTGGCTACCTGAAGGCTAACTACCCCGCAGAGTACATGGCCGCCGTGCTCACCAACAACATGGGCGACATCAAAAAGGTGACCTTCTTCATCGAGGAAGCCCGCAAGCAGGGCGTGGCCGTGCTCGGCCCCGACGTGAACGAAAGCGAGCAGAAATTCAACGTACCGCGCGAAAACCAGATTCGCTTCGGGCTAGCCGCCGTGAAGGGCGCGGGCGAAGCAGCCGTACTGGAGCTCGTGGACGAGCGCAAGAAAAGCGGGCCGTTTACCGACGTGTTCGACTTTGCTAAGCGCGTGAACCTGCGTTCGGTAAACAAGAAAACCTGGGAAAGCCTGGCCCAGGCCGGTGCCTTCGACAGCTTCGAGAAGTATAATCGCCGCCAGTTTATGGACGCCCCGGCCGGCGACCAGAACCTTATCGAGAAGGCGATGAAGCTGGGCCAGCAGCACCAGGCGGCCAAGGAATCGGCGCAGCACAGCTTGTTTGGGGCTAGCGCTTTCGGGGCCGTGGCCGCACCGCTGCCCAAGGTCAATGACTTGGAAGAGTGGAGCGCCCCCGAGAAGCTGCGCCGCGAAAAGGAAGTAGTAGGCTTCTACCTCTCGGGCCACCCGCTCGACACCTACCGCATGGAAATCGACGCCTACTGCACCTGCCCGCTCGACCAGCTCGACGCGCAAAAAGGGAAGGATGTGAACGTGGCGGGTCTCATCTCGGGCGTGCAGTTTCGCACCACCAAGAGCGGCCAGCCAATGGCTTCGTTCAACATTGAAGACTACGATTCGAGCATCAACCTGGCGCTGTTTCGCGACGACTACACGCGCTTCGGCCCGCTCATCAACCCCAAAAACTACCACAACGAGCAGGTGCCGCCTCTGTTCATCCGGGGCAAGATGGAGCTGCGCTACGGCACCCAGGACCAATGGGAGCTGAAAATCAAGAACATGGAGCCGCTAGCCCAGGTAGCTGATAAGCTGAGCAAAGGCGTGCGCGTGAAACTTGACCTACGCACCGTGACCGGCCCCATGATTGACCGCCTGCAGGAAGCCATCGAGCACGCCAAGGGCTCGAAGCGCCTGGAAATACAATTTGTAGAGCCCCACGAGCGGCTGGCCGTAGATATGTTTTCGCGCCGCTTTCAGATTGAGCCTAAGACGTTTATCGAGAAGATGCGCGAGTTTGAGCTGGATGTGTGCGCGCTGATATAG
- the trxA gene encoding thioredoxin, with product MAHKAIEITDANFEEIINSDKPVLVDFWAEWCGPCRMVGPVVEELAGEYEGKAIIGKVDVDANPQTSMKFGIRSIPTLLVFKNGQIVDKQVGAVPKHVLAQKLEAQVTA from the coding sequence ATGGCGCACAAAGCAATTGAAATAACCGACGCCAATTTCGAGGAGATTATCAACTCGGATAAACCGGTACTTGTGGACTTCTGGGCCGAATGGTGCGGCCCCTGCCGCATGGTAGGCCCGGTGGTAGAGGAGCTAGCCGGCGAATACGAAGGCAAAGCCATCATTGGCAAGGTAGACGTGGACGCTAACCCTCAGACTTCCATGAAGTTCGGCATCCGCAGCATTCCTACGCTGCTGGTGTTCAAGAATGGTCAGATTGTGGATAAGCAAGTGGGTGCCGTGCCCAAGCACGTGCTCGCTCAGAAACTCGAGGCCCAAGTGACTGCCTAA
- a CDS encoding SPFH domain-containing protein, producing MLLALTVPVFLTFLGVLTGLLVLVLLAKSLLGIVVIGELEVGIVAKKFARTSLAAGRLIALEGEAGLQADTLAPGWHFFLWPWQFSVSKEPVTVVPQGEIGLVVANGGAVIPPSHMLGRVVACDDYQDARTFLTQGGEKGRQLGILTAGTYRINTALFTVITRRNAESMGMNPNELAVYRVVPDAVGIVTTLDGVPIEPGEIAGPVIPKHDNFQDAQRFLVAGGRRGLQEQVLLSGAWNLNPWFCRVEQVPMTEIPIGHVGVVISFVGRPAQDVSGADFTHGNLVEVGHKGIWVTPLYPGRQPLNTRIMRVELVPTTNIVLNWANRTEAHGYDNSLSSITVRSRDGFSFNLDVAQIIHVAALDAPRVISRVGSMQNLVDHVLEPIVGNYFRNSSQEYTVLDYLTNRAERQRDAATFIRTALSAYNVQAVDTLIGDIVPPAQLMTTQTDRKLAEEQRKTYEVQQAAQTQRQALVRETSIADIQSELVKSEQGVNIAELNANSQVKKVRGEAEAAKLRAGGEAESTRLRAIADSEATRLRGVGEAEAIRAIGQAKAEAYQVGVASLGTREFTALQLMQIIGDRQVKITPDVQANSAGTGAGGGLVEALVGLLVQGQQATPPPATPSNPPLSAPIESQKPG from the coding sequence ATGCTGCTAGCCCTTACTGTTCCTGTATTTCTTACGTTTCTGGGTGTGCTCACCGGCTTGCTGGTGCTGGTGCTGCTAGCCAAGTCGCTGCTCGGCATCGTCGTTATCGGCGAGTTGGAAGTAGGGATTGTAGCCAAAAAATTTGCGCGCACCAGTCTGGCCGCCGGTCGGCTCATCGCGCTGGAAGGCGAGGCAGGCTTGCAAGCCGATACGCTGGCACCTGGCTGGCATTTCTTTTTGTGGCCCTGGCAGTTTTCGGTCAGTAAGGAGCCCGTGACGGTGGTGCCGCAGGGCGAAATTGGGCTGGTTGTGGCCAATGGCGGGGCCGTTATTCCGCCCTCGCACATGCTGGGCCGGGTGGTGGCTTGCGACGACTACCAGGATGCGCGGACGTTTTTGACGCAAGGCGGCGAGAAGGGCCGGCAGCTCGGCATTCTCACGGCCGGTACCTATCGCATTAATACTGCACTCTTTACGGTTATTACGCGGCGCAATGCCGAGAGCATGGGCATGAATCCCAACGAGCTGGCCGTGTACCGCGTGGTGCCCGACGCGGTGGGCATCGTCACTACCCTCGACGGGGTGCCCATCGAGCCCGGCGAGATTGCCGGCCCCGTTATCCCGAAGCACGATAATTTTCAGGATGCCCAGCGCTTTCTGGTGGCCGGGGGCCGGCGCGGCCTGCAAGAGCAGGTGCTGCTGAGTGGCGCCTGGAACCTGAATCCCTGGTTTTGCCGCGTCGAGCAGGTGCCCATGACCGAGATTCCCATCGGCCACGTGGGCGTGGTGATTTCATTTGTGGGCCGCCCGGCGCAGGACGTAAGCGGGGCCGATTTTACCCACGGAAACCTCGTGGAAGTGGGCCACAAAGGCATTTGGGTAACGCCCCTTTACCCCGGCCGCCAACCTCTCAACACCCGCATTATGCGCGTGGAGCTAGTGCCGACCACCAACATTGTGCTCAACTGGGCTAATCGCACCGAGGCGCATGGCTATGACAACTCTTTGAGCAGCATAACAGTACGCTCGCGCGACGGCTTCTCGTTTAACCTCGACGTGGCCCAGATTATTCACGTGGCGGCGTTGGATGCGCCGCGCGTTATTTCGCGGGTGGGCTCGATGCAAAACCTCGTAGACCACGTGCTGGAGCCGATTGTGGGCAACTATTTCCGCAACAGCTCGCAGGAATATACGGTGCTCGACTACCTCACCAACCGGGCTGAGCGCCAGCGCGATGCGGCTACGTTCATTCGCACGGCGCTCTCCGCTTATAATGTGCAGGCCGTGGATACGCTCATCGGCGACATTGTGCCGCCGGCCCAGTTGATGACTACCCAAACCGACCGCAAGCTGGCTGAAGAGCAGCGCAAAACCTACGAGGTGCAGCAGGCCGCCCAAACCCAGCGCCAGGCCCTGGTGCGCGAAACGAGCATTGCTGATATTCAGAGCGAGTTGGTAAAGAGTGAGCAAGGCGTTAATATTGCCGAGCTAAACGCTAACTCACAGGTGAAGAAAGTGCGCGGCGAAGCCGAAGCCGCCAAGCTGCGCGCCGGGGGCGAGGCCGAAAGCACCCGCCTGCGCGCCATCGCCGACTCAGAGGCTACGCGCCTGCGCGGCGTGGGCGAGGCCGAAGCCATCCGCGCCATCGGCCAGGCCAAGGCCGAGGCTTACCAGGTAGGCGTGGCTAGCCTCGGCACCCGCGAGTTTACGGCCTTGCAGCTAATGCAGATAATCGGCGACCGCCAAGTAAAAATCACGCCCGATGTGCAGGCCAATAGTGCGGGCACTGGCGCGGGCGGCGGCCTGGTCGAGGCACTGGTAGGCCTGCTCGTGCAAGGCCAACAGGCCACCCCGCCACCGGCTACACCCTCTAACCCACCCCTATCGGCACCCATTGAGTCGCAAAAACCCGGATAA
- a CDS encoding Lrp/AsnC family transcriptional regulator, whose product MSRPYELDDIDRRILSLLVQDAKLPYSEIARQLGVSGGTIHSRMARLEELGIVRGATLDLDLTKVGFGIQAFLGIFLLKSSYCDSVIARLRGIPEVISVHFTTGSYNLFARLACRDTQHLRNVLHDMVQQIEGVERTETLISLEEVFSRTVQLDEPIMAAG is encoded by the coding sequence ATGTCTCGCCCCTACGAATTAGACGATATTGACCGTCGTATCCTGAGCCTGCTAGTGCAGGATGCCAAATTGCCGTATTCCGAAATAGCCCGGCAGCTAGGGGTGTCGGGGGGCACTATCCATAGCCGCATGGCCCGCCTCGAAGAGCTAGGCATTGTGCGCGGCGCTACCCTCGACCTCGACCTGACTAAGGTAGGATTTGGTATTCAGGCCTTTCTGGGGATTTTCTTGTTGAAAAGCTCCTACTGCGATAGCGTAATTGCGCGCTTGCGCGGTATTCCAGAGGTTATCAGCGTGCATTTCACCACCGGCAGCTACAACCTGTTTGCCCGGCTAGCCTGCCGCGACACCCAGCATCTGCGCAACGTGCTGCACGATATGGTGCAGCAGATAGAAGGCGTGGAGCGGACCGAAACCCTGATTTCGCTGGAAGAAGTATTTAGTCGCACCGTGCAGCTCGATGAGCCAATTATGGCGGCGGGGTAG
- a CDS encoding hemolysin family protein codes for MGTQLLFTFLLILINAFFVAAEFSLIRVRLSQLEVKAKEGSRLAGQAIKVLRRLYDYLSATQFGVTVASLLLGAVGEEVFTKIIEDLLPKVHLTLSEATIKSIAFAGGLTILTFLHVLFGELFPKALAIQRPEAVSLALVLPLRAFYLASLPLTWFLSKASNLLLGAVGLQSGGHGTEAHTSDELRLLIDQSKESGEIQDSEHELIENVFQFNDRMVKQIMVPRTKLAALDVHAPEDKILETVFSEGYSRMPVYEGNIDNIVGVLYVKDLLPIIRRGEPLELARIMRPAYFVPETKKINRLLRQFQRKHIVMAVVSDEFGGVSGIVTIEDIMEELVGEIQDEYDNEVPVVEKISESEYRVNTATAIPDANEYLPYPCPRATTTRAWAACLMCSTATFRKWAMWPCLTPMSFGC; via the coding sequence ATGGGCACCCAATTACTCTTTACTTTTCTCCTCATTTTAATAAACGCCTTCTTTGTTGCGGCCGAGTTCTCCCTTATTCGGGTGCGGCTTTCGCAGCTGGAAGTGAAAGCCAAGGAAGGCAGCCGCCTCGCGGGCCAGGCTATCAAGGTGTTGCGTCGGCTCTACGACTACCTGTCGGCCACGCAGTTTGGGGTTACGGTAGCGTCGCTGCTGCTGGGTGCCGTGGGCGAGGAGGTATTTACCAAGATTATCGAAGACCTGCTGCCCAAGGTGCACCTCACCCTGAGCGAAGCCACTATCAAGAGCATCGCGTTTGCGGGGGGCCTCACCATCCTCACGTTTTTGCACGTGCTATTTGGCGAGCTTTTTCCGAAGGCACTGGCTATTCAGCGGCCCGAGGCCGTAAGCCTGGCGCTGGTGCTACCGTTGCGCGCCTTCTACCTTGCTTCGCTGCCGCTAACCTGGTTTTTATCGAAAGCCTCTAATCTGCTGCTAGGAGCGGTGGGGCTGCAAAGTGGCGGCCACGGCACCGAGGCCCATACCTCCGACGAGCTGCGCCTGCTCATCGACCAGAGCAAGGAGAGCGGCGAAATCCAGGATTCGGAGCACGAATTGATTGAGAACGTCTTTCAGTTCAACGACCGGATGGTGAAGCAGATTATGGTGCCTCGCACCAAGCTAGCCGCCCTCGACGTGCACGCGCCCGAAGACAAAATCTTGGAAACCGTTTTCAGCGAGGGCTATTCGCGCATGCCGGTGTATGAGGGCAACATCGACAATATCGTGGGCGTGCTCTACGTCAAAGACTTACTACCCATTATCCGGCGCGGTGAGCCGCTGGAGCTAGCCCGCATTATGCGCCCGGCCTACTTCGTGCCCGAAACCAAGAAAATAAACCGCCTACTGCGCCAGTTTCAACGCAAGCACATCGTAATGGCGGTAGTGAGCGACGAATTTGGCGGCGTGTCGGGCATCGTCACCATCGAGGACATTATGGAGGAGTTGGTGGGCGAAATTCAGGACGAGTACGATAACGAAGTGCCCGTGGTGGAGAAGATTTCAGAATCCGAATACCGCGTAAACACCGCCACGGCCATCCCCGACGCCAACGAGTACCTCCCCTACCCTTGCCCGAGGGCGACGACTACGAGAGCGTGGGCGGCCTGCTTAATGTGCTCTACGGCAACATTCCGGAAGTGGGCGATGTGGCCGTGCTTGACCCCTATGAGTTTCGGGTGCTAA
- a CDS encoding transporter associated domain-containing protein, with protein sequence MLYGNIPEVGDVAVLDPYEFRVLSRTGRVVEMVQLRVISPAAPAVANDPLG encoded by the coding sequence GTGCTCTACGGCAACATTCCGGAAGTGGGCGATGTGGCCGTGCTTGACCCCTATGAGTTTCGGGTGCTAAGCCGCACCGGCCGCGTGGTGGAGATGGTGCAGCTGCGGGTAATTAGCCCGGCCGCCCCAGCGGTGGCAAACGACCCGCTAGGCTAA
- a CDS encoding TM2 domain-containing protein → MAVPDALIPAFRHSAGRLRRAKFLSRHLSKPMAGLPAPLLLPARQAAGSCRAASRLAARQEPAPKASPAHWRTKGIAVLLALFLGGIGAHLFYLGYYGRGTAYLVATLVALGLIVVAIVGSIATLYGGGAGFVGITIAAVIINSAVSILGLVDIIRIIIGNLKPKNGEYFPGFFQTHDKS, encoded by the coding sequence ATGGCCGTGCCTGATGCGCTAATACCTGCTTTCCGACATTCGGCTGGCCGGCTCCGGCGCGCAAAATTTTTATCGCGGCACCTGTCTAAGCCGATGGCAGGGTTGCCGGCGCCGCTGCTCTTGCCAGCCAGGCAAGCAGCCGGCTCCTGCCGGGCAGCAAGCCGGCTTGCTGCCCGGCAGGAGCCGGCGCCGAAGGCTAGTCCTGCGCATTGGCGTACCAAAGGTATTGCTGTATTGCTGGCGCTCTTTTTGGGTGGGATTGGCGCCCACTTGTTTTACCTGGGGTATTATGGGCGCGGTACTGCCTACTTAGTTGCTACTTTGGTTGCATTAGGGCTTATTGTTGTAGCAATAGTGGGAAGCATTGCCACTCTCTACGGCGGTGGCGCGGGCTTTGTGGGCATAACGATTGCCGCCGTAATTATAAATAGCGCAGTAAGCATATTAGGCTTGGTAGATATCATCCGTATCATTATCGGCAACCTCAAGCCTAAAAACGGAGAGTATTTTCCCGGCTTCTTCCAAACCCACGATAAGTCCTAG
- a CDS encoding TM2 domain-containing protein: MRNFYHLFVALGVAAVSLSSCSRSNYAFNNSAPAYLGSAQVHAPIAAALTPEAAPTAATTDGTLQVAEVAPAKHSAHRAGTHAAAKAAIITSIATKKAVIAKIDRKAFKKELKRQLAAAPQGTAAEGKSQLVAAILCFFLGGLGVHDFYLGRVGKGILQIFLSLIAIGFILVIIDFIRILIGTEKPKNGDYAKKL; the protein is encoded by the coding sequence ATGAGAAATTTCTACCATCTTTTTGTGGCCTTAGGGGTTGCCGCCGTCTCATTGTCGTCGTGCAGCCGCTCCAACTATGCCTTCAATAATAGTGCGCCCGCTTACCTGGGCTCGGCGCAAGTGCATGCGCCGATAGCTGCTGCGCTCACTCCTGAAGCAGCCCCAACCGCTGCTACCACTGATGGTACGCTGCAAGTAGCTGAAGTGGCTCCAGCTAAGCATTCTGCGCACCGCGCTGGTACCCATGCTGCGGCTAAGGCAGCAATAATTACGTCAATAGCTACCAAGAAGGCAGTAATTGCTAAAATTGACCGCAAGGCTTTCAAGAAAGAACTGAAGCGCCAGTTGGCAGCAGCGCCGCAAGGCACTGCTGCCGAAGGCAAGAGCCAATTGGTAGCCGCAATTTTATGTTTCTTTCTGGGTGGCCTTGGCGTTCACGATTTCTACCTGGGCCGCGTAGGAAAAGGCATTCTGCAAATTTTTCTTTCGTTGATAGCAATTGGTTTCATTCTGGTAATTATTGACTTCATTCGTATCCTCATCGGAACTGAGAAGCCGAAAAATGGCGACTATGCGAAGAAATTATAA
- a CDS encoding gamma carbonic anhydrase family protein, with product MPALILPVHGILPTIGPDCFLADNATLVGDVVLGRGCTVWFTAVIRGDVNSIRIGDETNIQDGAVLHCTYERAALTIGSRVSIGHRALVHGCTVADDVLIGMGAIVMDHAVVGAGCIIAAGAVVLENTLCEPGYLYAGVPARKIKPVSEAQAAGLRRTAANYRLYASWF from the coding sequence ATGCCCGCCCTCATTCTTCCCGTTCACGGAATTTTACCTACTATCGGCCCCGATTGTTTTTTAGCCGACAATGCGACCTTAGTGGGCGACGTAGTGCTGGGCCGTGGCTGCACAGTGTGGTTTACGGCCGTCATTCGGGGTGATGTGAACAGCATCCGCATCGGCGACGAAACCAATATCCAGGACGGTGCGGTGCTGCACTGCACCTACGAGCGGGCCGCCCTTACTATCGGCTCGCGCGTGAGCATCGGCCACCGCGCCCTGGTGCACGGCTGCACCGTGGCCGACGACGTGCTTATCGGCATGGGCGCCATTGTGATGGACCACGCCGTAGTGGGCGCGGGCTGCATCATTGCGGCCGGGGCCGTGGTGCTCGAAAACACCCTCTGCGAGCCCGGCTATCTCTACGCCGGCGTGCCGGCCCGCAAAATCAAGCCCGTGAGCGAGGCACAGGCGGCCGGCCTGCGCCGCACGGCAGCTAATTATCGACTGTACGCCAGTTGGTTTTGA
- a CDS encoding radical SAM protein, translating to MRLVRHPVLCNYYVTYRCNAKCAFCDIWEKPSPYITLADVEANLRDLKRLGVKVIDFTGGEPLLHRQLPEFLGLARQLGFITTVTTNGLLYPKNADKLRGKVDMLHFSLDSADRATHDQGRGVACYDFVLESIRVAKELGERPDILFTVFRHNLADLEAVYREITQPNGLMLILNPAFEYGEVETGEQLTEAELNYLSAFGKRKGVYLNEGFIALRRDGGNHVAAPVCRAASTTLVISPNNELVLPCYHLGEQKFPINGQLFDVYNAPATQRLAALEGRLPQCEGCTINCYMQPSFAVETSKYFWQALPSTLKYNWEKGTWKRLLSTKN from the coding sequence ATGCGCCTCGTTCGCCACCCGGTTCTCTGCAATTACTACGTCACGTACCGCTGCAATGCGAAGTGCGCGTTTTGCGATATCTGGGAAAAGCCCTCACCCTACATCACCCTGGCCGATGTCGAGGCCAACCTGCGCGACCTCAAGCGGCTAGGGGTCAAGGTAATAGACTTTACTGGTGGCGAGCCGCTGCTGCACCGCCAGCTGCCCGAGTTTCTAGGGCTAGCCCGCCAGCTGGGCTTCATCACAACGGTGACCACCAACGGCCTACTCTACCCCAAAAATGCTGACAAGTTGCGCGGGAAAGTCGATATGTTGCACTTTTCGCTCGACTCGGCCGACCGCGCTACCCACGACCAGGGCCGGGGCGTGGCCTGCTACGACTTTGTGCTCGAAAGCATTCGGGTGGCCAAGGAGCTAGGCGAGCGGCCCGATATTCTGTTCACCGTTTTCCGTCACAACCTGGCCGACCTGGAGGCCGTGTATCGCGAAATTACCCAGCCCAATGGCCTGATGCTTATTCTAAACCCGGCCTTCGAATACGGCGAAGTCGAAACCGGCGAGCAGCTCACCGAGGCCGAGCTTAATTATCTCTCCGCCTTTGGCAAGCGCAAGGGCGTGTACCTCAACGAGGGCTTCATTGCGCTGCGGCGCGACGGGGGTAACCACGTGGCCGCGCCCGTGTGCCGGGCGGCCAGCACCACGCTCGTCATCTCGCCCAATAACGAGCTGGTGCTGCCTTGCTACCACCTCGGCGAACAGAAATTCCCCATCAACGGCCAGCTCTTCGACGTATACAATGCGCCCGCCACCCAGCGGCTAGCCGCCCTCGAAGGCCGCCTGCCGCAGTGCGAGGGCTGCACCATCAATTGCTACATGCAGCCCAGCTTTGCGGTCGAAACCAGCAAATATTTCTGGCAGGCCCTGCCTAGTACCCTGAAATACAACTGGGAAAAAGGTACCTGGAAGCGACTCTTATCCACTAAAAACTAA